The genomic window TCTGGCCGGCTACAAGGACAAGATCGCCGAGCTTCAGAAGAAGATGAAGGAGACGCCGGAGGCGGACCGGAAGGCGGTGATGCAGGAGGTCAAGGCCCTGCGCGCCGAGGTTCTGGGGAAGCTCCGGGAGATCTGCAAGGACGACGAGCAGAAGAAGAAGTTCGACGAAGCGACGGCGCCGGTGAAGAAGAAGAAGGAAGGCGCCGGGTCGTAGCGGAAAACCGGGTCATCCGAAGGGCGCGCTCTCCGAACGCCGGGGGGCGCGCCTTTTTTTCTACACCGCCTCGCGGAAGGCGACGGGTTCCGGCTTGAGGTCCACGCGCTTGATGCGGGCGCCGAGGGCCGCCAGGCGCTTTTCGATCTGGTCGTAGCCGCGGTCGATGTGGTAGACGCGCTGAAGGAGCGTCTGTCCGCGGGCGGCCAGCGCCGCCACGAGAAGCCCTGCGCCGGCCCGGAGATCGCTCGCCATGACGGGAGCGCCGGAAAGTTCTTTGGGCGCGCCGATGACGATCGCGCTGGGACCTTCGCGGCGGATGTTGGCCCCCATGCGTCCGAGCTCGGGGACGTGGTTGAAGCGCTCGGGGTAGATGCGCTCGGTGATGATGGAGATGCCCTCGCCGCGGGTCATGAGGGCCATGAACTGGGCCTGCATGTCGGTGGGGAAGCCGGGGTAGGGGAGGGTGGCGACGCTGACGGGGCGGAAGAGGCCGTTTCCGATGACGCGGATCCAGTCGGGGCCGGTCTCGATGTGGACGCCGGCCTGGCGCATGCACTCGATGACGCACATGAGGTGGTCGGGGGTGCAGCGCTCGATCGAGACGTCTCCGCCGGTCATGGCGGCAGCGGCCATGAAGGTGCCGGCCTCGATGCGGTCGGGGATGACGTCCCAGACGGTTCCGTGGAGTTTGCGGACGCCGTGGACGGTGAGGCGGGGGCTTCCGATGCCGTCGATGCGGGCGCCCATGCGGACGAGGAGCCGGGCGAGTTCCTGGACTTCCGGCTCGCAGGCGGCGCATTCGATGACGGTGGTCCCGGGGGCCAGAACGGCGGCCATGAGGACGTTTTCGGTGCCGGTAACGGTGGAGCCGAAGGGGCCGCCGAGGTACATGGTGGCGCCCTGGAGGCGGCGGGCGGTGGCGATCACGTAGCCGTGTTCGACGGCGACGGAGGCGCCGAGGGCGGCCAGGCCCTTGAGGTGCAGGTCGATGGGGCGGTCGCCGATGGCGCATCCGCCGGGCATGGAGACTTCGGCGCGGCGGCGCTTGCCGACGAGGGGTCCCAGGACGCAGACGCTGGCGCGCATCTGCGAGACGAGCTCGTAAGGCGCGCGGCAGTTTTTCTCGCTGAGGACCTGAAGCGTCATCTCGTCCCCGCGGCGGTCCACGCGGACGCCGAGTTGCTGGAGGACGGAGACCATCGTCTTGATGTCGCGCAGGTCGGGAACGCGGCGAAGGACGAGTTTTCCGTCGGAAAGGAGCAGCGACGCCGCCATCATGGGGAGGGCGGCGTTTTTCGATCCGCGGACTTCCACGGAGCCGCGCAACGGGCGGCCCCCTTCGATGACGAAAGCGTCCATGAATGTCCCCCTCTCGCGTTCGTCATAATTTATAAATCATAAAATACAAAAAGCAAGGACCCTCGTCCGGATCTTCGCCCGGGGTCAGCGCGGAAGGCGCGCCTTCTGGGCGGAAGCGAGCGTCTTGAGTTCGGGGGTGGCTCCCGGGGCTCCGAGCGCCCGGTCGTACCACGCGGCGGCCGCCGCGGCGTCGCCCCGGCGGCGGTGGAGCTCGCCCACAAGGTACGCGGTTTCCGCGGCGGTTCGGGGGTCGAGCGCCCCCGATTCGAACGCGGCCGCGTAGGCGGCGCCCGCCTTCTCCTGGTAGGCGCGC from Planctomycetota bacterium includes these protein-coding regions:
- the murA gene encoding UDP-N-acetylglucosamine 1-carboxyvinyltransferase, with product MDAFVIEGGRPLRGSVEVRGSKNAALPMMAASLLLSDGKLVLRRVPDLRDIKTMVSVLQQLGVRVDRRGDEMTLQVLSEKNCRAPYELVSQMRASVCVLGPLVGKRRRAEVSMPGGCAIGDRPIDLHLKGLAALGASVAVEHGYVIATARRLQGATMYLGGPFGSTVTGTENVLMAAVLAPGTTVIECAACEPEVQELARLLVRMGARIDGIGSPRLTVHGVRKLHGTVWDVIPDRIEAGTFMAAAAMTGGDVSIERCTPDHLMCVIECMRQAGVHIETGPDWIRVIGNGLFRPVSVATLPYPGFPTDMQAQFMALMTRGEGISIITERIYPERFNHVPELGRMGANIRREGPSAIVIGAPKELSGAPVMASDLRAGAGLLVAALAARGQTLLQRVYHIDRGYDQIEKRLAALGARIKRVDLKPEPVAFREAV